The following are encoded in a window of Anopheles stephensi strain Indian chromosome X, UCI_ANSTEP_V1.0, whole genome shotgun sequence genomic DNA:
- the LOC118510575 gene encoding rab GTPase-binding effector protein 1 isoform X2, with amino-acid sequence MEGEKETAEPPAGAGTVVNNAPETQIQSAQKELLRMREEFNQQRARMKELYLAKENECRWLAAESATARKELEEAKAQLMIMEYSREKDAEEQRNKVEDENRTLKQLVNETLDESSLMRESVQQMKDENGRLAEEIRQLKEELADSNQVSPSLAKTVQQAKKIILKLGAADSSSCDNLEDSMRKAQEDAEVLRSLVVPLEEEIKSLKEKLRLAYEEIETYTTAREKQPKDGTQTSALIGMLAPAGPAQEPPAANEPPPCEQCATHQANLARQQEEERKRTVAWEKSCDRLKEQVTKEAALRADLEVQWHKKREEHKNEVQKLTEWSTDTEQALDKLRREYGQLKIALRDELQKLTQEREHICYRLNSLQQDNDFLSGKYIASSDALKDQEINFPQSIEELQELVLTLHENLIVTKAGCEFAERKARSMQDEVALLQEQQRCRDREVKKAEQHFIQKQHVLLEQLRKQEHDFNLLVSVREELERTDVEQQKQNSDLRMQIIELQACNERLDRQNNDLRSKMMVLQEDLANNEAVQKDFVKLSQSLQMQLEKIRSADTQVRWQDDDDVDQCPNCKKEFTVTRRKQHCRHCGTIYCQPCLSKSVPSGPNRKPARVCDVCHTLLVQDTAPYFSREPPQSP; translated from the exons ATGGAAGGTGAAAAGGAAACAGCGGAACCGCCAGCCGGTGCTGGCACTGTGGTGAATAACGCACCGGAAACCCAAATCCAAAGTGCCCAGAAAGAGTTGCTGCGAATGCGAGAAGAATTCAACCAGCAGCGAGCCCGCATGAAGGAGCTGTACCTAGCCAAAGAAA ATGAATGCAGATGGCTTGCAGCCGAATCGGCTACCGCACGGAAAGAGCTGGAGGAAGCGAAAGCACAGCTTATGATCATGGAGTACAGCCGGGAAAAGGATGCAGAAGAGCAGCGTAACAAGGTCGAGGATGAAAACCGCACCCTAAAGCAGCTGGTCAACGAAACGCTGGATGAATCATCCCTAATGCGCGAATCGGTCCAGCAGAtgaaggatgaaaatggccGGCTTGCGGAGGAGATACGGCAGCTAAAGGAAGAGCTGGCGGATAGCAATCAG GTGTCACCGAGCCTTGCAAAAACCGTGCAGCAGGCGAAGAAAATAATACTCAAACTCGGTGCGGCCGACTCGAGCAGCTGCGACAACCTGGAAGATTCAATGCGGAAG GCACAGGAAGATGCGGAAGTGTTGCGTTCGTTGGTAGTACCGCTGGAGGAAGAGATTAAGTCACTGAAGGAAAAGCTGCGGCTCGCGTACGAAGAAATCGAAACGTacacgaccgcccgcgaaaaGCAACCCAAAGATGGAACGCAAACGTCTGCGCTGATAGGTATGCTTGCTCCGGCTGGCCCGGCGCAGGAGCCACCTGCGGCCAACGAACCGCCACCGTGCGAACAGTGCGCAACGCACCAAGCGAACTTGGCACGTCAGCAAGAAGAGGAAAGGAAGCGTACGGTGGCATGGGAAAAAAGTTGCGACCGGTTGAAGGAGCAGGTCACGAAAGAGGCGGCCTTACGCGCCGATCTCGAGGTGCAATGGCACAAGAAGCGGGAGGAGCACAAAAACGAGGTGCAGAAGCTTACCGAATGGTCCACCGATACGGAGCAAGCGCTCGACAAGCTGCGGCGTGAGTATGGCCAGCTGAAGATTGCTCTACGGGACGAACTGCAGAAGCTAACTCAAGAACGGGAACACATATGCTACAGGCTGAACAGTCTGCAGCAGGACAACGACTTCCTTTCGGGCAAATATATTGCCAGCTCGGACGCGCTCAAAGATCAAGAGATTAACTTTCCCCAAAGCATCGAGGAGCTGCAGGAGCTGGTGTTGACGCTGCATGAAAATTTAATCGTCACTAAAGCGGGCTGTGAATTTGCCGAACGGAAGGCGCGTAGCATGCAGGATGAGGTGGCACTGCTGCAGGAGCAACAGCGCTGCCGGGATCGGGAGGTAAAGAAAGCGGAGCAACATTTCATCCAGAAGCAGCACGTGCTGCTAGAACAGCTGCGCAAGCAAGAGCACGACTTTAATCTGCTCGTTAGCGTGCGCGAAGAGTTGGAACGGACCGACGTggaacagcaaaagcaaaactcgGACCTGCGGATGCAGATCATCGAGCTGCAGGCATGCAACGAACGGCTCGACCGGCAGAACAATGATCTGCGCAGCAAAATGATGGTGCTGCAGGAGGATCTGGCGAACAACGAGGCGGTACAGAAGGACTTTGTCAAGCTGTCCCAGTCACTGCAGATGCAGCTGGAAAAGATCCGGTCCGCGGATACGCAGGTACGCTGGCAGGACGACGATGATGTGGATCAGTGCCCCAATTGCAAAAAAGAATTTACCGTAACGCGGCGCAAACAGCACTGTCGACACTGTGGCACCATCTACTGTCAGCCGTGCCTATCGAAATCGGTACCGTCCGGACCGAACCGGAAACCGGCCCGGGTGTGCGACGTTTGCCATACACTGTTGGTGCAGGATACGGCGCCATACTTTAGCCGGGAACCACCACAGTCACCTTAG
- the LOC118510575 gene encoding rab GTPase-binding effector protein 1 isoform X1 yields MEGEKETAEPPAGAGTVVNNAPETQIQSAQKELLRMREEFNQQRARMKELYLAKENECRWLAAESATARKELEEAKAQLMIMEYSREKDAEEQRNKVEDENRTLKQLVNETLDESSLMRESVQQMKDENGRLAEEIRQLKEELADSNQVSPSLAKTVQQAKKIILKLGAADSSSCDNLEDSMRKVKKYAQEDAEVLRSLVVPLEEEIKSLKEKLRLAYEEIETYTTAREKQPKDGTQTSALIGMLAPAGPAQEPPAANEPPPCEQCATHQANLARQQEEERKRTVAWEKSCDRLKEQVTKEAALRADLEVQWHKKREEHKNEVQKLTEWSTDTEQALDKLRREYGQLKIALRDELQKLTQEREHICYRLNSLQQDNDFLSGKYIASSDALKDQEINFPQSIEELQELVLTLHENLIVTKAGCEFAERKARSMQDEVALLQEQQRCRDREVKKAEQHFIQKQHVLLEQLRKQEHDFNLLVSVREELERTDVEQQKQNSDLRMQIIELQACNERLDRQNNDLRSKMMVLQEDLANNEAVQKDFVKLSQSLQMQLEKIRSADTQVRWQDDDDVDQCPNCKKEFTVTRRKQHCRHCGTIYCQPCLSKSVPSGPNRKPARVCDVCHTLLVQDTAPYFSREPPQSP; encoded by the exons ATGGAAGGTGAAAAGGAAACAGCGGAACCGCCAGCCGGTGCTGGCACTGTGGTGAATAACGCACCGGAAACCCAAATCCAAAGTGCCCAGAAAGAGTTGCTGCGAATGCGAGAAGAATTCAACCAGCAGCGAGCCCGCATGAAGGAGCTGTACCTAGCCAAAGAAA ATGAATGCAGATGGCTTGCAGCCGAATCGGCTACCGCACGGAAAGAGCTGGAGGAAGCGAAAGCACAGCTTATGATCATGGAGTACAGCCGGGAAAAGGATGCAGAAGAGCAGCGTAACAAGGTCGAGGATGAAAACCGCACCCTAAAGCAGCTGGTCAACGAAACGCTGGATGAATCATCCCTAATGCGCGAATCGGTCCAGCAGAtgaaggatgaaaatggccGGCTTGCGGAGGAGATACGGCAGCTAAAGGAAGAGCTGGCGGATAGCAATCAG GTGTCACCGAGCCTTGCAAAAACCGTGCAGCAGGCGAAGAAAATAATACTCAAACTCGGTGCGGCCGACTCGAGCAGCTGCGACAACCTGGAAGATTCAATGCGGAAGGTAAAGAAATAT GCACAGGAAGATGCGGAAGTGTTGCGTTCGTTGGTAGTACCGCTGGAGGAAGAGATTAAGTCACTGAAGGAAAAGCTGCGGCTCGCGTACGAAGAAATCGAAACGTacacgaccgcccgcgaaaaGCAACCCAAAGATGGAACGCAAACGTCTGCGCTGATAGGTATGCTTGCTCCGGCTGGCCCGGCGCAGGAGCCACCTGCGGCCAACGAACCGCCACCGTGCGAACAGTGCGCAACGCACCAAGCGAACTTGGCACGTCAGCAAGAAGAGGAAAGGAAGCGTACGGTGGCATGGGAAAAAAGTTGCGACCGGTTGAAGGAGCAGGTCACGAAAGAGGCGGCCTTACGCGCCGATCTCGAGGTGCAATGGCACAAGAAGCGGGAGGAGCACAAAAACGAGGTGCAGAAGCTTACCGAATGGTCCACCGATACGGAGCAAGCGCTCGACAAGCTGCGGCGTGAGTATGGCCAGCTGAAGATTGCTCTACGGGACGAACTGCAGAAGCTAACTCAAGAACGGGAACACATATGCTACAGGCTGAACAGTCTGCAGCAGGACAACGACTTCCTTTCGGGCAAATATATTGCCAGCTCGGACGCGCTCAAAGATCAAGAGATTAACTTTCCCCAAAGCATCGAGGAGCTGCAGGAGCTGGTGTTGACGCTGCATGAAAATTTAATCGTCACTAAAGCGGGCTGTGAATTTGCCGAACGGAAGGCGCGTAGCATGCAGGATGAGGTGGCACTGCTGCAGGAGCAACAGCGCTGCCGGGATCGGGAGGTAAAGAAAGCGGAGCAACATTTCATCCAGAAGCAGCACGTGCTGCTAGAACAGCTGCGCAAGCAAGAGCACGACTTTAATCTGCTCGTTAGCGTGCGCGAAGAGTTGGAACGGACCGACGTggaacagcaaaagcaaaactcgGACCTGCGGATGCAGATCATCGAGCTGCAGGCATGCAACGAACGGCTCGACCGGCAGAACAATGATCTGCGCAGCAAAATGATGGTGCTGCAGGAGGATCTGGCGAACAACGAGGCGGTACAGAAGGACTTTGTCAAGCTGTCCCAGTCACTGCAGATGCAGCTGGAAAAGATCCGGTCCGCGGATACGCAGGTACGCTGGCAGGACGACGATGATGTGGATCAGTGCCCCAATTGCAAAAAAGAATTTACCGTAACGCGGCGCAAACAGCACTGTCGACACTGTGGCACCATCTACTGTCAGCCGTGCCTATCGAAATCGGTACCGTCCGGACCGAACCGGAAACCGGCCCGGGTGTGCGACGTTTGCCATACACTGTTGGTGCAGGATACGGCGCCATACTTTAGCCGGGAACCACCACAGTCACCTTAG